The Prionailurus viverrinus isolate Anna chromosome B4, UM_Priviv_1.0, whole genome shotgun sequence genome has a window encoding:
- the LOC125170626 gene encoding olfactory receptor 6C2-like, which yields MRNHTAITTFILLGLTEDPQLQVLLFIFLFLTYVLSMTGNLTIIILTFMDFHLKTPMYVFLRNFSILEILFTTVCIPRFLYSLSTGDKTITYNACVSQVFFIGVLGATEFFLLAAMSYDRYVAICKPLHYMTIMNNKLCTIFVFCCWISGLMIIVTPLSMGLQLEFCDSNAIDHFGCDPFPLFKISCSDTWLIEQTVIICAVLIFIITLIGVILSYIYIIRTILRFPSASQRKKAFSTCSSHMIVISITYGSCIFIYIKPSAKEQVGINKGVSVLTTSVAPLLNPFIYTLRNKQVKQAFNDTIKKIAFTLQVRAH from the coding sequence ATGAGAAATCACACAGCAATAACAACATTCATCCTGTTGGGACTTACAGAGGACCCACAGCTGCAAGTTCtcctttttatcttcttatttcTCACCTATGTGCTGAGCATGACTGGAAATCTGACCATTATCATTCTTACATTCATGGATTTTCATCTTAAAACACCTATGTATGTTTTTCTTCGAAATTTCTCCATTTTAGAAATCTTATTCACAACGGTATGTATTCCCAGGTTCTTGTACAGCTTATCAACTGGAGATAAAACGATTACTTATAATGCTTGTGTTAGTCAAGTATTTTTTATTGGGGTTTTGGGGGCCACAGAATTTTTTCTCCTGGCAGCCATGtcctatgaccgctatgtggccatctgcaaaccccTTCATTACATGACCATCATGAACAACAAATTATGTACCATCTTTGTCTTCTGTTGCTGGATCTCTGGGTTGATGATCATCGTCACACCACTCAGTATGGGCCTCCAGCTGGAATTCTGTGACTCCAATGCCATTGACCATTTTGGCTGCGACCCATTTCCTCTCTTTAAGATTTCATGCTCAGATACGTGGCTTATAGAACAGACAGTTATAATCTGTGCGGTATTGATATTCATTATTACACTGATTGGTGTCATTCTTTCCTACATATATATCATCAGGACAATTCTAAGATTCCCTTCTGCTTCCCAAAGGAAAAAGGCTTTCTCCACTTGTTCATCTCACATGATTGTTATTTCCATCACATATGGCAGCTGTATTTTCATCTATATCAAGCCTTCAGCCAAAGAACAGGTGGGCATCAATAAAGGGGTATCCGTGCTTACTACATCTGTTGCTCCTTTGTTGAACCCTTTCATTTATACTTTGAGGAACAAGCAAGTGAAACAAGCTTTCAatgacacaataaaaaaaattgcatttaccTTACAAGTAAGAGCAcattga